Proteins co-encoded in one Methylomonas albis genomic window:
- a CDS encoding NAD(P)-dependent methylenetetrahydromethanopterin dehydrogenase, protein MEKPFILHMLTTAKNLSPFDVNMAMDAGWISAIPYINVEPSEVRGLVQDAIFSRSPKGLLRTAIFIGGRETKQAMDMLKMAKNSMVPPFEVSVFADPSGAFTTAAGMVAAVEKELAEKFDTTLEGKNVIALGGTGPVGQAAAVIAAQAGAKVRIIGRQLDKAERTAELCSEEFGDGKIMVLAGADADKAEYMKTADVVFATGAAGIELLSTELISKAAQLKVAADVNAVPPAGIAGIDAFDNGKPLAGSTSGAVGIGALAIGNIKYQAQSRLLKRMLESDQPLFLHFEHAFEVAREFIKSTK, encoded by the coding sequence ATGGAAAAACCCTTTATCCTGCACATGCTGACTACAGCCAAGAATTTAAGCCCATTCGACGTCAATATGGCGATGGATGCTGGCTGGATTTCAGCAATCCCCTACATTAACGTTGAACCCAGCGAAGTCAGGGGCTTGGTCCAAGATGCCATTTTCTCGCGCAGTCCCAAAGGCTTGTTACGCACCGCCATTTTCATAGGCGGTCGCGAAACCAAGCAAGCTATGGACATGTTGAAAATGGCGAAAAATTCCATGGTGCCGCCTTTTGAAGTGTCGGTATTCGCAGACCCTAGCGGCGCATTCACCACTGCTGCAGGCATGGTTGCCGCCGTTGAAAAAGAACTGGCTGAAAAATTCGATACCACACTGGAAGGTAAAAACGTGATCGCCTTGGGTGGTACAGGTCCGGTCGGTCAAGCGGCCGCAGTGATTGCTGCTCAAGCGGGTGCCAAGGTCAGAATTATAGGCAGACAGCTCGATAAAGCCGAGCGCACCGCAGAACTGTGCAGCGAAGAATTTGGCGATGGAAAAATCATGGTACTTGCAGGTGCCGACGCCGATAAAGCCGAATACATGAAAACCGCCGACGTGGTTTTTGCAACAGGTGCGGCCGGTATTGAATTACTTAGCACCGAATTAATTTCCAAAGCCGCACAATTAAAAGTGGCTGCCGATGTAAATGCGGTACCGCCAGCCGGTATTGCCGGAATTGATGCGTTTGACAACGGCAAACCCTTAGCGGGATCCACCAGCGGCGCGGTAGGCATAGGTGCACTGGCGATAGGCAACATCAAATACCAAGCACAAAGCCGTCTGCTGAAAAGAATGCTGGAAAGCGATCAACCGCTATTTTTGCATTTCGAACACGCTTTTGAAGTCGCCCGCGAATTCATCAAATCGACCAAATAA
- a CDS encoding NAD(P)-dependent methylenetetrahydromethanopterin dehydrogenase: MAKRSILHMFDPMPNNSPFDINMALDAGFDVLMPYSNVKLESIHNLTQDAIFSRSPSASKKTAIFIGGRDMGMAIDMLQATKPAMVPPFEISVFADPSGACTTAAALVACVEKALKDHHGKELKNCKAVVFGGTGPVGIATGVIASLQGAETILVDHLSIDSAKDAAKQYNRRFGASMTGGVARNDEEKAALIADADLVFCTAKAGIRVINAAVLAQAKQLKVAGDVNAVPPSGIEGIELNDLSTPLTLANQSANAVGVGALAIGNVKYQLQHELLKLMLEAEKPVFLDFREAFTKARTLV, encoded by the coding sequence ATGGCAAAACGCAGCATACTCCACATGTTCGACCCGATGCCAAACAACAGTCCGTTTGACATTAACATGGCACTCGATGCAGGTTTTGATGTGCTCATGCCCTACTCCAATGTCAAACTGGAGAGCATTCACAATTTGACCCAAGATGCGATTTTTTCGCGCAGCCCGTCGGCCAGCAAAAAAACCGCGATATTTATCGGTGGCAGAGATATGGGCATGGCTATCGACATGCTGCAAGCCACCAAACCGGCCATGGTGCCGCCGTTTGAAATTTCCGTATTCGCGGACCCCAGCGGCGCCTGCACCACTGCAGCGGCATTAGTAGCGTGCGTGGAAAAAGCCCTGAAAGATCATCATGGCAAGGAACTGAAAAACTGCAAAGCAGTTGTTTTCGGCGGCACCGGTCCGGTGGGCATCGCCACCGGCGTAATAGCATCCTTACAAGGCGCCGAGACAATCTTGGTGGATCATCTATCAATAGATTCCGCCAAGGATGCAGCCAAACAATACAATCGGCGCTTTGGCGCCAGTATGACCGGCGGCGTAGCACGCAATGACGAAGAAAAAGCAGCGTTAATAGCCGATGCAGACCTAGTATTTTGCACCGCAAAAGCCGGCATTCGCGTAATCAATGCAGCCGTGCTGGCACAAGCCAAACAATTAAAAGTAGCGGGCGACGTTAATGCCGTACCGCCATCCGGCATAGAAGGCATAGAACTTAACGATTTATCTACGCCGCTGACCTTGGCCAATCAGTCAGCTAACGCAGTCGGAGTCGGTGCGCTGGCGATAGGCAATGTTAAATACCAGCTGCAACATGAGTTGTTAAAACTGATGCTGGAAGCAGAAAAACCAGTATTTCTTGATTTTCGCGAAGCCTTCACCAAAGCCCGCACCTTGGTCTAA
- a CDS encoding response regulator, translating into MIKVLLVDDHELVRSGIEALLAAEKDIVVVAVCNCGEEALRVVEREPPDVILMDINMPGIGGFEACRRILQSQPSIKIIALSVHNDGPIPQQLLKLGVVGFVSKASPVSEMVAAIKSVISGKRYLCQDVASNLAFQFLPGADVSPFLQLSQREAEVVRLILSGKSIQEMSEALQLSDKTINTYRYRLYHKLKIKNDVELTRLAVKFSYLDAL; encoded by the coding sequence ATGATTAAAGTATTGCTGGTTGATGATCACGAGCTTGTCAGAAGCGGCATAGAGGCGCTATTGGCGGCTGAAAAGGATATTGTGGTGGTCGCTGTATGTAATTGTGGCGAGGAGGCTTTGCGCGTTGTCGAGCGAGAGCCACCTGATGTGATTTTGATGGATATTAATATGCCGGGAATAGGCGGGTTTGAAGCGTGTCGGCGCATACTGCAATCGCAGCCTTCGATTAAAATCATTGCGTTGTCGGTGCATAACGATGGGCCTATACCGCAGCAGTTGCTGAAATTGGGTGTAGTCGGTTTCGTGTCCAAGGCTTCGCCTGTCAGCGAAATGGTGGCGGCGATTAAATCGGTGATTTCCGGTAAGCGGTATTTGTGCCAGGATGTGGCCAGTAATTTGGCTTTTCAGTTTTTGCCTGGCGCAGATGTTTCGCCTTTTTTGCAGCTTTCCCAGCGGGAGGCGGAAGTGGTGCGGCTGATTTTATCCGGTAAGAGTATCCAGGAAATGTCGGAAGCCTTGCAGTTGAGTGACAAGACTATCAACACCTATCGCTATCGTTTGTATCATAAACTAAAGATAAAAAACGATGTGGAGTTAACCAGGCTGGCGGTCAAATTTAGTTATTTAGATGCTCTCTAA
- a CDS encoding proline--tRNA ligase: MRTSQFPLSTVKEIPADAEIASHKLMIRAGLIRKLAAGVYTWLPLGLRVLRKVEHIVRAEMNKAGGLEVLMPALQPAELWQETGRWEKYGPELARLKDRHDREFCLGPTHEEIITDLARHELKSYKQLPITYYQIQSKFRDEIRPRFGVMRSREFIMKDAYSFHLDQESLQATYDVMYQAYTNIFNRFGLKFRAVIADSGSIGGAVSHEFHVLAESGEDAIAFSTASDYAANVEKAEALAPEGALAAPTQARTLIDTPNQHSIEDVSGFFKVSAAQCLKTLIVKGDDDTLVALLLRGDHELNPIKAEKIDGVLSPLVFASDEEILGACRCKPGSIGPFDLSIKIVADRSVTVMSDFICGANQDGKHYQGVNWQRDLALPEHIADLRMVVEGDPSPDGKGEITIARGIEVGHIFQLGTKYSEAMNASIVNEAGKNQIMLMGCYGIGISRVVAAAIEQGHDDRGIIWPNELAPFQVAICPMNMHKSDRLIDTVEKIYQDLTDAGIEVLLDDRKVRAGFMFSDMELIGIPHRIVIGDRGLDSGTVEYQGRMDKESQNVEFDNLVNFIKNKLV; encoded by the coding sequence ATGCGCACTTCCCAATTTCCTCTTAGCACCGTCAAAGAAATACCTGCCGACGCCGAAATAGCCAGTCATAAGCTGATGATACGCGCCGGCTTGATCCGCAAACTCGCCGCCGGGGTATATACCTGGCTACCGCTGGGCTTGCGAGTATTGCGTAAGGTAGAGCATATTGTCCGTGCGGAAATGAATAAAGCCGGTGGTCTGGAAGTGCTGATGCCCGCCCTGCAACCCGCCGAGTTATGGCAGGAAACCGGTCGCTGGGAAAAATACGGACCGGAATTGGCACGACTGAAAGACCGCCACGACCGCGAATTCTGTTTGGGCCCTACGCATGAGGAAATCATCACCGATCTCGCCCGTCATGAGTTGAAAAGCTACAAGCAGCTACCTATCACCTATTACCAAATCCAAAGCAAATTCCGCGACGAAATCCGTCCGCGTTTCGGCGTGATGCGTTCGCGCGAGTTTATAATGAAAGATGCTTACTCGTTCCATCTCGATCAGGAGTCGCTACAAGCAACTTACGACGTAATGTATCAAGCCTACACCAATATTTTTAACCGCTTCGGTTTGAAATTCCGGGCAGTGATAGCCGACTCCGGCTCAATTGGCGGCGCAGTTTCCCACGAATTCCACGTACTAGCGGAATCGGGCGAAGACGCCATCGCTTTTTCCACCGCCAGCGATTACGCCGCGAATGTCGAAAAAGCCGAAGCCTTAGCACCGGAAGGCGCTCTCGCCGCGCCAACACAAGCTAGGACCCTAATTGATACGCCAAATCAGCACAGCATCGAAGATGTCAGTGGGTTTTTTAAGGTCAGTGCGGCGCAGTGTTTAAAAACTTTAATTGTCAAAGGCGACGACGACACCTTAGTTGCGTTATTACTGCGCGGTGATCACGAATTAAACCCGATAAAAGCCGAAAAAATCGACGGCGTACTGTCACCACTGGTATTTGCCAGCGATGAGGAAATTCTCGGAGCCTGCCGCTGCAAACCCGGCTCGATAGGTCCGTTCGACCTAAGTATCAAGATAGTTGCTGATCGTAGCGTGACAGTGATGTCCGACTTTATTTGCGGCGCTAACCAGGACGGTAAACATTATCAAGGCGTCAACTGGCAGCGCGACCTTGCCTTACCTGAACACATTGCAGACTTACGCATGGTCGTCGAAGGCGATCCCAGTCCTGACGGCAAAGGGGAAATTACGATTGCCAGAGGCATCGAAGTAGGCCATATTTTTCAGCTTGGCACTAAGTACAGCGAAGCGATGAACGCTTCCATCGTTAACGAAGCCGGCAAAAACCAGATCATGCTCATGGGTTGCTACGGCATTGGCATCTCACGGGTGGTCGCGGCCGCTATCGAACAAGGCCACGACGACCGCGGCATTATCTGGCCTAACGAACTAGCACCGTTTCAGGTGGCGATTTGCCCGATGAATATGCATAAATCTGATCGATTGATCGATACGGTCGAAAAAATCTATCAGGACTTAACTGATGCCGGCATCGAAGTCTTACTGGACGATAGAAAAGTCCGCGCCGGCTTCATGTTCTCGGACATGGAACTGATCGGCATACCGCACCGCATCGTGATCGGCGACAGAGGCCTTGATAGCGGTACCGTGGAATATCAGGGTAGGATGGATAAAGAAAGCCAGAATGTTGAGTTCGACAATCTAGTCAATTTTATCAAGAACAAACTTGTATAA
- a CDS encoding rubredoxin, which yields MAEYRKYKCKTCGHIYDEQLGDPRNGVAAGTRWEDVPEDWGCPKCGAVKSMFTLVR from the coding sequence ATGGCCGAGTATAGAAAATATAAATGCAAAACTTGTGGGCATATTTATGACGAGCAGTTGGGCGATCCGCGCAACGGTGTCGCTGCCGGCACTCGCTGGGAAGATGTTCCGGAAGATTGGGGTTGCCCTAAGTGCGGCGCGGTAAAATCGATGTTTACCCTGGTTCGGTAA
- the pepA gene encoding flocculation-associated PEP-CTERM protein PepA produces the protein MDINTFTNRLKQTVLLAAGLSLFTPVAMASTWVGTADYKAAPGATGDEAIVGPFDTYDFGSGVTLVQFTDATHFTAYFQTIVDGHFLNNTGINVPELNIAGAGSGFELTVAATLSGTYANFSGFQSFSFTGGNVNLYFDTTPDYSFNGDSGFNNGAAILSGTVTSGSGVLAPAGIGAEQLDLNFSGIFGSYDSNVYSPGINGGHSTFSINLNNSSLLSGINSVLGQNKNTGVLAAVDGSIQLTAVPVPAAVWLFGTGLVGLMTAGKRKSIIA, from the coding sequence ATGGATATAAATACTTTTACTAATCGTTTAAAGCAAACCGTACTTTTGGCAGCAGGTTTGAGTTTGTTCACTCCTGTTGCAATGGCTAGTACGTGGGTCGGCACAGCCGATTATAAAGCGGCACCTGGCGCCACTGGCGATGAAGCGATTGTTGGCCCGTTTGATACGTACGATTTCGGCTCCGGAGTTACGCTGGTGCAATTCACCGATGCAACTCACTTCACTGCTTACTTCCAAACCATTGTGGATGGGCACTTTCTGAATAATACCGGTATCAATGTTCCGGAATTGAATATTGCTGGTGCCGGCTCTGGCTTTGAATTGACGGTAGCAGCAACCCTGAGCGGCACATACGCTAATTTTTCTGGATTCCAATCATTTAGTTTTACCGGTGGGAACGTTAACCTGTACTTTGACACAACACCGGATTACAGCTTTAACGGCGATAGTGGCTTCAATAACGGTGCAGCTATACTATCAGGCACCGTCACTAGCGGCTCCGGCGTCCTAGCACCAGCAGGCATAGGCGCCGAGCAACTAGATTTGAATTTTTCCGGCATTTTCGGCAGCTACGATTCCAACGTTTACTCCCCAGGCATTAATGGTGGACACTCGACTTTTTCGATAAATCTGAACAACTCGTCTTTATTGTCGGGAATCAATAGCGTCTTGGGCCAAAACAAAAATACAGGCGTACTTGCTGCGGTAGATGGCTCTATTCAATTGACAGCAGTACCTGTCCCGGCAGCTGTATGGCTATTCGGCACTGGCCTGGTTGGCTTGATGACTGCCGGTAAACGCAAAAGTATCATAGCTTAA
- the holA gene encoding DNA polymerase III subunit delta, producing the protein MRLKLDQLSAALHKELVPVYLLSGDEPLQLGEAADDIRRAARAAGYFTREVISIDTGNEWPQLSLEAESLSIFSDKKLIDLRLPSGKPGLEGSKALSAYCQRPPEDTVLLITAGKLDSSAQKSQWFQALDKVAAVVQVWPLQGPELLHWLQRRAERKGMHLEGDALKSLAVRVEGNLLAAAQELEKLYILYGAKRINKAMVESDVADSARFDVFKLMDALLSGKVNRAVKILAGLKAESVAAPVVLWAISREARMLINIKADLKYGGNQEAIYKKYQIWDKRKQLVQEALHRLKSKDLQGILQASANADCLIKGQAAGDEWEGLFRICLLFSKGL; encoded by the coding sequence ATGCGTCTAAAGCTTGACCAGCTATCCGCGGCCTTGCACAAGGAACTGGTGCCGGTCTATCTGCTTAGCGGTGACGAGCCTTTACAGCTAGGCGAAGCTGCGGACGATATTCGGCGTGCGGCGCGTGCGGCAGGCTATTTCACTCGCGAAGTAATCTCCATCGATACTGGTAACGAGTGGCCGCAATTAAGCCTAGAAGCAGAATCCCTTTCGATCTTTTCCGACAAAAAACTCATTGATTTGCGTCTGCCTTCCGGCAAGCCGGGTTTGGAAGGCAGTAAAGCGCTAAGCGCGTATTGTCAGCGTCCGCCGGAAGATACCGTATTGCTGATCACGGCCGGTAAACTGGATAGTTCGGCTCAGAAATCGCAATGGTTTCAGGCCTTGGACAAGGTGGCGGCAGTCGTGCAAGTCTGGCCGTTGCAAGGGCCGGAGTTGTTACATTGGTTGCAGCGTCGAGCGGAGCGTAAAGGCATGCATTTGGAGGGCGACGCGTTAAAAAGTCTAGCTGTGCGGGTGGAGGGCAATTTGCTGGCCGCTGCACAGGAGCTTGAAAAGCTCTATATTCTGTATGGGGCTAAACGTATCAACAAAGCCATGGTTGAAAGCGATGTGGCTGATAGTGCCCGTTTCGATGTTTTTAAGTTGATGGATGCTTTGTTGTCTGGCAAGGTAAATCGCGCTGTTAAAATTCTTGCCGGGCTCAAGGCCGAGAGCGTTGCGGCACCGGTGGTGCTTTGGGCCATCAGCCGTGAAGCCAGAATGTTGATTAATATCAAGGCGGATTTAAAATACGGCGGAAATCAAGAAGCTATCTACAAAAAATATCAGATTTGGGATAAGCGCAAGCAATTGGTGCAGGAAGCGTTGCACAGGTTGAAAAGCAAGGATTTGCAGGGTATTTTGCAAGCGAGCGCGAACGCGGATTGCCTGATCAAGGGCCAAGCTGCCGGAGACGAATGGGAAGGCCTGTTTAGGATTTGTTTATTGTTTTCGAAAGGATTATAG
- a CDS encoding LPS-assembly lipoprotein LptE encodes MNQLSRIILVGVLALLVGCGYHLRGSIEMPEVLKNMYVFGASTPLQGQLQSIMKASKGKIVGSPNDAGVVVKVLREEMRNRVLTIGSTGKSSESELEYYLRFQFFDSKENALMDEQVIEISREFFNDQTAVLAKGNEEQLIRNEIYKQVARMILARARIAVDTQKK; translated from the coding sequence ATGAATCAATTGAGCCGAATAATCTTGGTCGGGGTGTTGGCGCTGCTGGTCGGCTGCGGATACCATCTGCGCGGTTCGATAGAGATGCCGGAAGTGCTGAAAAACATGTATGTGTTTGGCGCTTCCACGCCGCTTCAGGGTCAGCTGCAGTCCATCATGAAAGCGTCTAAAGGTAAAATAGTCGGTTCTCCAAATGATGCGGGTGTGGTGGTCAAGGTGCTCAGGGAAGAGATGCGTAACCGGGTGCTGACGATCGGTTCCACTGGTAAATCCAGTGAGTCAGAGCTCGAGTATTATCTGCGTTTTCAGTTTTTCGACAGCAAGGAAAATGCCTTGATGGACGAGCAAGTCATCGAAATTTCCAGGGAATTTTTTAACGACCAGACCGCGGTATTGGCGAAAGGTAACGAAGAACAATTAATTCGTAATGAAATCTACAAGCAAGTTGCGCGGATGATATTGGCTAGAGCCAGAATAGCCGTCGATACTCAGAAAAAATAA
- the leuS gene encoding leucine--tRNA ligase yields MEEQYKPSAIEQKVQADWEKTGVFTASEDTGKEKYYCLSMFPYPSGKLHMGHVRNYTIGDVISRFQRMQGKHVLQPMGWDAFGLPAENAAMQNKVHPADWTYSNIDYMRDQLKRLGFGYDWSRELATCDPSYYRWEQWFFIRLLEKGLVYKKTAPVNWCPHDQTVLANEQVIDGCCWRCDTQVEKKEISQWFLKITAYADELLTSLDKLPGWPEQVRTMQANWIGRSEGVEMDFAVDGFDAPIRIYTTRPDTVMGVTYVAVAAEHPLALKAAEANADIAVFIESCKLMETSEAAMETMEKRGIASGYSAIHPLTGESVPVWIANFVLMNYGTGAVMSVPAHDQRDYEFAKKYGIAIKEVIAAADGADDSVAEKAFTDKGVLKNSGEFDGLTFKQAFDAIAAKLTGIDKGERKTNFRLRDWGVSRQRYWGAPIPVIYCDDCGTVPVPDEQLPVTLPRDVVLDGSQSPLAAHPTFPHTDCPTCGKPARRETDTFDTFMESSWYFARYASQDCDSAMLDQRANYWLPVDHYIGGIEHAILHLLYARFFTKLLRDEGLVVCDEPFKNLLTQGMVIAETFYQIDDHGHKRYFNLTQIDVERNAKGKIIGAKLLEDGSPVTVGAVEKMSKSKNNGVDPQVLIDKYGADTVRLYTMFTSPPDQSLEWNDAGVEGAFRFLKRLWRQVYLHVEAGLPNQALDKAALSDDQKVLRRQLYQALQKVSDDMARRHTFNTAIAANMELVNALNKFEDDSANGRAIRQEVLEAIVLMLAPIIPHAAQELWNELGHNDDIAVAAWPVIDESALQQDAIEMVVQVNGKLRGKLSVAATASKEQVEALALADENVQRYLEGKPVKKLIVVPQKLVNIVV; encoded by the coding sequence ATGGAAGAGCAATACAAGCCGTCGGCGATCGAGCAAAAAGTACAGGCCGACTGGGAAAAAACCGGGGTGTTCACGGCTTCTGAAGATACCGGCAAGGAAAAATATTATTGCCTGTCGATGTTTCCTTATCCTAGCGGCAAGTTGCACATGGGGCATGTGCGCAATTACACCATCGGCGACGTGATCAGTCGCTTCCAAAGGATGCAAGGCAAGCATGTGTTGCAACCGATGGGCTGGGACGCCTTTGGTTTGCCGGCGGAAAATGCGGCGATGCAAAACAAGGTGCACCCTGCAGATTGGACCTATTCCAATATCGATTACATGCGCGATCAGCTTAAGCGTTTGGGTTTTGGCTATGACTGGAGCCGTGAGCTGGCGACCTGCGATCCGAGTTATTACCGTTGGGAACAATGGTTTTTCATCCGCTTGCTTGAAAAAGGTCTGGTTTATAAAAAAACCGCGCCGGTCAACTGGTGCCCGCATGACCAAACCGTACTGGCTAATGAGCAGGTGATCGACGGCTGTTGCTGGCGCTGTGATACTCAAGTTGAGAAAAAAGAAATTTCGCAGTGGTTTTTAAAAATCACCGCTTATGCCGACGAATTGCTGACCTCGCTGGATAAACTGCCCGGCTGGCCGGAACAGGTCAGAACCATGCAGGCCAATTGGATAGGCCGTTCCGAAGGCGTGGAAATGGACTTTGCCGTCGATGGTTTTGACGCGCCGATCCGCATCTATACCACCCGTCCCGATACCGTGATGGGTGTGACCTATGTTGCCGTGGCCGCGGAACATCCGTTGGCGTTGAAAGCGGCTGAAGCAAACGCCGACATCGCCGTGTTCATCGAATCCTGCAAGTTGATGGAAACCTCTGAAGCGGCGATGGAAACCATGGAAAAGCGCGGTATCGCCTCAGGTTACAGCGCTATCCATCCGCTGACTGGCGAATCGGTCCCTGTATGGATCGCCAACTTCGTGTTGATGAATTACGGCACCGGCGCGGTAATGTCCGTTCCGGCACACGACCAGCGCGACTATGAATTCGCGAAAAAATACGGCATTGCCATCAAGGAAGTGATAGCGGCGGCTGACGGTGCCGACGACAGCGTTGCTGAAAAAGCGTTTACCGATAAAGGCGTATTGAAAAACTCAGGCGAATTTGACGGCTTGACTTTCAAGCAAGCCTTCGATGCCATCGCCGCCAAATTGACTGGCATCGACAAGGGCGAGCGCAAAACCAATTTCAGATTGCGCGATTGGGGCGTATCACGCCAGCGTTACTGGGGCGCGCCGATTCCGGTGATTTACTGCGACGACTGCGGCACGGTGCCGGTGCCGGACGAGCAGTTGCCGGTAACCCTGCCGCGCGACGTAGTGCTGGACGGTTCGCAATCGCCGTTGGCCGCGCATCCGACCTTTCCGCATACTGATTGCCCGACATGCGGCAAGCCGGCTCGGCGCGAGACTGATACTTTCGATACCTTCATGGAATCGTCCTGGTATTTCGCCCGTTACGCCAGCCAGGATTGCGATAGCGCAATGCTGGACCAGCGCGCCAACTACTGGTTGCCGGTCGATCATTACATCGGTGGCATCGAACATGCGATTTTGCATTTGCTCTATGCGCGTTTTTTCACCAAATTGTTGCGCGATGAAGGTTTGGTGGTGTGCGATGAGCCCTTCAAAAACTTGCTGACGCAAGGGATGGTGATTGCCGAAACCTTTTATCAAATCGACGACCACGGCCACAAGCGTTATTTCAACCTGACCCAAATCGATGTCGAACGCAATGCCAAAGGCAAAATCATTGGTGCCAAATTATTGGAAGACGGCTCGCCGGTCACCGTCGGCGCGGTGGAGAAAATGTCGAAGTCCAAGAACAACGGCGTCGATCCACAGGTATTGATCGACAAATACGGAGCCGACACCGTGCGTTTGTACACGATGTTTACGTCGCCGCCCGACCAGTCGCTGGAATGGAATGACGCCGGCGTGGAAGGTGCCTTCCGCTTCCTGAAACGCTTGTGGCGGCAAGTCTATTTGCACGTCGAAGCCGGTTTGCCGAATCAAGCATTGGACAAGGCGGCGCTGAGCGACGATCAGAAAGTGTTGCGCCGCCAGTTGTATCAGGCTTTGCAAAAAGTCAGCGACGACATGGCGCGCCGCCATACTTTTAATACCGCGATTGCCGCCAACATGGAGTTGGTTAATGCGTTGAATAAATTTGAAGACGATAGTGCCAATGGCAGGGCAATCCGTCAGGAAGTACTGGAAGCCATAGTCTTGATGCTGGCGCCGATTATTCCGCATGCAGCTCAAGAGCTTTGGAATGAGTTGGGACACAACGATGACATCGCGGTCGCGGCTTGGCCGGTAATCGACGAGTCGGCGTTGCAGCAGGATGCCATCGAGATGGTGGTACAGGTCAATGGCAAGTTGCGCGGGAAATTATCGGTAGCGGCCACGGCTTCCAAGGAACAAGTTGAAGCGCTGGCTTTAGCCGACGAGAACGTGCAGCGCTATCTGGAAGGTAAGCCGGTCAAAAAGCTGATTGTAGTGCCGCAAAAATTGGTGAATATCGTTGTTTAA
- a CDS encoding zinc ribbon-containing protein, producing MGENKLIKAYDDLMGHLYEALDDTLHSVADALEIAKEKTSALGGHTQEEINKIADYVMRDVEHVATAPSQQDDSNSLSEWLKFDIDLIENFALDAFMDIADKTKVKLAALEMEAKLYHPYKSGEVAGPGTFVCDACGKQIAFKSTSIMPACPECKGSSFSRC from the coding sequence ATGGGCGAAAACAAACTGATCAAAGCGTACGACGATCTGATGGGCCATCTTTACGAAGCTCTGGACGATACCTTGCACTCCGTCGCCGACGCCTTGGAAATAGCCAAGGAAAAAACCAGCGCGCTGGGCGGCCACACGCAAGAAGAAATCAATAAAATCGCCGACTATGTGATGCGCGACGTTGAACATGTCGCCACCGCGCCGTCGCAACAAGACGACAGCAACTCGTTGTCCGAATGGTTGAAGTTTGACATCGATTTGATCGAAAACTTTGCCTTGGATGCCTTCATGGACATCGCCGACAAAACCAAGGTCAAACTGGCCGCGTTGGAGATGGAAGCCAAACTGTATCATCCGTACAAGAGCGGCGAAGTGGCCGGCCCCGGCACTTTTGTGTGCGATGCCTGCGGCAAGCAAATCGCCTTTAAATCCACCAGCATTATGCCGGCCTGCCCGGAGTGTAAAGGCAGCAGTTTCTCACGCTGTTGA
- a CDS encoding ParA family protein has protein sequence MRRVIFNQKGGVGKSTITCNLAAISAVEGKKTLVIDLDVQGNSTQYLLGNKVADSDKTIAHFFKDSLGLGLFGGGKEGLDGLIHETPFPNLYVLPSHTDLEGLQSRLESRHKIYKLKEALEKLEGFDQIYIDTPPILNFYSLSALIAAEKCLIPFDCDTFAREALYTLMRAIAEVKADHNDRLEVEGVIVNQYQKQANLPRQLVEELIAEGLPVLETKISTSVKVRESHSDAQPLIHYAPTHKLTEEYRALHLEIHK, from the coding sequence ATGCGCAGGGTGATTTTCAATCAGAAAGGCGGCGTGGGTAAATCTACCATTACCTGCAACCTAGCAGCCATCAGCGCCGTGGAGGGTAAAAAAACCCTGGTGATCGATCTCGATGTGCAAGGCAACTCCACCCAGTATCTGCTGGGCAATAAGGTTGCCGATTCCGACAAAACCATCGCCCACTTTTTCAAGGACAGCCTTGGGCTGGGCTTATTCGGCGGCGGCAAGGAAGGCTTGGACGGTTTGATTCACGAAACCCCCTTCCCAAACCTGTATGTACTGCCGTCGCATACCGATCTGGAAGGTTTACAAAGCCGGCTGGAGTCGCGGCATAAAATCTACAAATTAAAAGAAGCGCTGGAAAAACTGGAAGGTTTCGATCAAATCTACATCGACACCCCGCCTATCCTGAATTTTTACAGCCTGTCCGCCTTAATCGCTGCTGAAAAATGCCTGATCCCGTTCGATTGCGACACCTTCGCCCGCGAAGCGCTGTACACGCTGATGCGCGCCATCGCTGAAGTCAAAGCCGATCATAACGATAGATTGGAAGTAGAAGGCGTTATCGTCAACCAATATCAAAAACAGGCCAACCTGCCCCGGCAGCTGGTTGAGGAGCTGATAGCGGAGGGTTTGCCGGTACTGGAAACCAAGATTTCCACCTCGGTGAAAGTCCGCGAATCGCATAGCGATGCCCAGCCTTTGATTCACTATGCACCGACGCACAAACTGACCGAAGAATACCGGGCCTTGCATTTGGAAATTCACAAATAA